Proteins from one Megalopta genalis isolate 19385.01 chromosome 1, iyMegGena1_principal, whole genome shotgun sequence genomic window:
- the Ass gene encoding argininosuccinate synthase: MSNLGEKVILAYSGGLDTSCILLWLKEEGYRVIAYIANVGQEEDFDAVREKALKIGAIKVVIEDLREVFVSSFAWPAVACGLIYENRYLLGTSIARPCISEGLIRIAKAENASIIAHGATGKGNDQVRFELSCYSLCPEIQILAPWRKRKFYTRFAGRPDLLKYAQENGIPVSATPKEPWSIDANLLHVSYESGILEDPDTSAPKALYKMTNDPLNALAEPAKIEIGFKEGYPSFVKDVKTQETYVAPLKIMQYLNKIGSLHGVGRIDIVENRFIGLKSRGIYESPGAKILHEAHQDLEIFVLDREVLRIKSYLTDKMSDYVYNGFWFSPECDFVRNSILYSQKYVNGTVRLQLYKGHVSILGRHSEVSLYNKELVSMDLRDGFEPEDAGGFIRTQANRLKEFYRLQNQKSD; this comes from the exons ATGTCAAACCTTGGCGAAAAAGTAATTTTAGCTTACAGCGGTGGTCTAGACACATCCTGTATACTATTGTGGTTAAAAGAGGAAGGATATCGAGTTATCGCTTACATA GCAAATGTAGGACAAGAGGAGGACTTTGATGCTGTTCGAGAAAAAGCATTGAAAATCGGCGCTATAAAG GTCGTAATCGAGGATCTCAGAGAAGTCTTTGTATCTTCGTTCGCATGGCCGGCTGTTGCATGCGGATTGATCTATGAGAACAGATATCTCTTAGGCACATCAATCGCTCGGCCATGTATTAGCGAAGGCTTGATAAGAATCGCAAAAGCTGAGAACGCTTCTATAATAGCTCACGGTGCGACCGGTAAAGGCAACGATCAAGTGCGTTTCGAACTGAGCTGCTACAGCCTTTGCCCCGAAATCCAG ATTCTTGCGCCCTGGAGGAAACGAAAATTTTACACGAGATTTGCCGGAAGGCCGGACTTGTTAAAATACGCTCAAGAAAATGGCATTCCTGTCTCAGCAACACCGAAAGAACCGTGGAGTATTGATGCAAATTTATTGCACGTTAG TTATGAATCCGGAATTTTAGAAGATCCAGACACATCAGCTCCGAAAGCATTATATAAAATGACGAACGATCCATTAAACGCTCTCGCGGAACCAGCAAAAATTGAAATTGGTTTCAAGGAAGGATATCCATCGTTCGTGAAAGATGTAAAAACTCAAGAGACATATGTTGCTCCTCTCAAAATAATGCAGTACCTGAATAAAATTGGCAGTCTGCACGGTGTAGGACGTATAGATATTGTCGAGAATCGTTTCATTGGTTTGAAG TCTAGGGGTATTTACGAATCACCCGGTGCTAAAATCCTTCACGAGGCGCATCAGGATTTGGAAATATTTGTGCTAGATCGAGAAGTATTAAGAATCAAATCTTATTTGACCGACAAGATGTCCGATTACGTTTACAACG GCTTCTGGTTCTCTCCCGAATGCGATTTCGTGCGGAACAGTATACTGTACTCTCAAAAGTATGTTAACGGAACGGTCCGATTACAACTCTACAAAGGACATG TCTCAATATTGGGCCGACATAGCGAAGTTTCACTGTACAATAAAGAGTTGGTCTCGATGGACTTGCGTGATGGTTTTGAACCCGAGGATGCCGGTGGTTTTATACGGACGCAAGCAAACAGGTTGAAAGAATTTTATCGTCTGCAAAACCAGAAGTCAGATTAA